CGGAGAAATTGAAGACGCGCATCGTGAGAGTTCCGGAAGCGGGCGCGCGGAGCATAAGAAGACCGGAATTGCGCCCAAAAAGAGAATGGCCGTCTGCGCGCTCGCGCAAACGGCCATTATCGCATCGACGCCGGGAACCCGCCATGCCGGCGGCCCGACCTCAGCCGAGCTTACGGCTTACTTGGCGCCCGGCTTGGCCGTGGAGACCGATGCGACTTCCTTGTCCGCCTGATCGCGCGTTGCCTTGATCGATTGCGGCATGTACTTCTGCATCAGGCCGTTCACGACGTCGCGGCCGACCTGGTCTTGCACCTGGATGAACTTGCGGCCCGTCGGGCTCTTGTAAAACGCGGTCAGGTCGTTGATTTCCGCCGTCGAGTAGTACTTCGCGTACGCGTCGTACTGCGCCTGCATTGCGTCCTGACGGAACGAGTCGGTCGCGAACACCTGGCCCGCGGAATCGACGAGCTTCGGCACGGCGTTCTTTTGCAGCGTCGGTACCGATGCCTGCTTCTGCTTGTCCGTCATCGTCTTGTTTTCGGACAGCGCGTCCGACAGGATCGCCGGCACGAGCTGCTTTGCCTGCATCTGCGCGCTGTTGCCGATCGCTCCGACGAGCTTTTGCGCGTCGATTGCGTCAAGCAGGTTCTTGATCGCGGCCTGCTTGGCCGGATCGATCGGCGCAGCTGCCGGCGCTGCGGGAGCGGCGGCGCCGGGCGCGGCCGGCTGCTGATTCTGCAGCGCCTGGGCCATCGCGAAGGTCGGCACGAAAGCGGCCAGCATCATCCACAGTTTGAATCGTTTTTGCATCACTACTCCCTGAAAGAAATGGGTTACATGCCCGCCGCGCGGACCGCGCATCGGCCCATCCGATGCGC
The nucleotide sequence above comes from Paraburkholderia sp. SOS3. Encoded proteins:
- a CDS encoding DUF2059 domain-containing protein, whose product is MQKRFKLWMMLAAFVPTFAMAQALQNQQPAAPGAAAPAAPAAAPIDPAKQAAIKNLLDAIDAQKLVGAIGNSAQMQAKQLVPAILSDALSENKTMTDKQKQASVPTLQKNAVPKLVDSAGQVFATDSFRQDAMQAQYDAYAKYYSTAEINDLTAFYKSPTGRKFIQVQDQVGRDVVNGLMQKYMPQSIKATRDQADKEVASVSTAKPGAK